The following are encoded in a window of Lichenicola cladoniae genomic DNA:
- a CDS encoding sensor histidine kinase: MILGRSLRGRLTLSMAAVLCGSVALVMALHEMEENGHGVGGQLSRLLLGDELPEPWQDVMVLAPFGCLILGLIGIVCRWSLRPLIHASTEASLVGPHRPGNRISTAGLPSEISPLVAAVNAALDRLGSAYEIERRFTMNAAHELRTPLATLSLRLQRVRYDNVPVDWPAIDRDFVSINGLIDKLLDLARKEEAAVGRDRDPEQQPCVRFDELVRDAAAQMLPLAQSLGRALSVELPDAMPVRGDAADLQDLVRNLIENALTHGIGRIALHGRIEKPITGSRIVLDVADDGPGIEPDRGDQLFERFRKGRQASRGSGLGLAIVREVARSHGGTVGFAGGANCVVRVALPVAGRAEPALARPALPGVETRRVSQQRRGAELLE, translated from the coding sequence ATGATCCTTGGACGGAGCCTGCGCGGCCGCCTGACCCTGTCGATGGCGGCCGTCCTGTGCGGCAGCGTCGCCTTGGTCATGGCCCTGCACGAGATGGAGGAGAATGGACACGGCGTAGGCGGGCAGCTGAGTCGTCTCCTGCTTGGTGATGAGCTGCCCGAGCCATGGCAGGACGTGATGGTCCTGGCCCCGTTCGGATGCCTGATCCTCGGGTTGATCGGTATCGTCTGTCGCTGGAGCCTGCGACCGCTTATCCACGCCTCGACCGAGGCAAGCCTGGTCGGGCCCCACCGGCCTGGCAACAGGATCAGCACGGCAGGGCTGCCTTCGGAGATTTCGCCGCTCGTCGCCGCGGTCAATGCCGCACTCGATCGATTGGGAAGCGCCTATGAAATCGAGCGACGTTTTACGATGAACGCAGCCCATGAATTACGCACGCCGCTGGCCACACTCAGCCTGCGCCTGCAGCGCGTCCGATATGACAATGTCCCGGTGGACTGGCCGGCAATAGACCGGGATTTCGTCTCGATCAACGGCTTGATCGACAAGCTTCTGGATCTGGCCCGCAAGGAAGAGGCGGCTGTCGGGCGGGACCGCGATCCCGAACAGCAGCCTTGTGTGCGCTTCGACGAGCTGGTCAGGGACGCGGCGGCGCAGATGCTGCCGTTGGCACAGTCGCTCGGCCGGGCGCTGTCGGTCGAGCTGCCCGATGCCATGCCGGTTCGAGGCGATGCCGCCGACCTCCAGGACCTGGTGCGCAATCTGATCGAGAATGCACTGACCCACGGGATCGGGCGTATCGCCCTGCATGGCCGCATCGAGAAACCGATCACCGGCTCCAGGATCGTGCTCGACGTTGCCGATGACGGGCCAGGTATCGAACCGGATCGGGGCGACCAGCTGTTCGAGCGATTTCGCAAGGGAAGGCAGGCAAGTCGTGGCAGCGGCCTGGGACTGGCGATCGTCCGCGAGGTCGCACGAAGCCATGGCGGCACGGTGGGCTTCGCAGGCGGTGCGAACTGCGTCGTTCGCGTGGCGCTGCCCGTCGCCGGACGTGCTGAACCGGCGCTCGCGCGGCCTGCCCTGCCCGGCGTGGAGACCAGGCGCGTATCGCAACAACGGAGAGGAG
- a CDS encoding TolC family protein, with protein MKRRIIRSGRRACSLAVAIALAGCARYAPLPLPETPLLAPGIASLRHDRPLPPYLDVETVARLAVLNNPDLKAIRIRHGIADAQLLQAGLLPNPQGSLSATPTLAGPGVTTAWNAGLTQDLRSLILRPSAERAAKAGLHQVDAQILWQEWQVVGQARLLAVQLIEENDTLGLLHDLSALLTRRVARQQIALDAGDATYAMLAPDLATLAGTQGQLRAAGRLQLQQRHQLAALLGLQPDAPLPLADRVELPRLDMQALRAALPGLPRRRPDLLALRWGYEAANQKLRTAILLQFPNVSFGASGGSDNSNVRGIGPQLTFELPIFDRGQGNIAIARTSRQQLRDEYAARIAAADGEVAARLDELVQLGSQIEAARAALPAVRAASDAAARQDLAGLLDPQAQTDLLTARFTRESELVALEQIRLEQQVAVETLAGIGMNTTTTAIP; from the coding sequence TTGAAGCGACGGATCATACGCTCGGGTCGGAGAGCCTGCTCCCTGGCGGTGGCGATCGCGCTGGCCGGCTGCGCCCGCTATGCGCCCCTGCCCCTGCCGGAAACACCGCTGCTCGCACCCGGCATCGCGTCACTTCGGCATGATCGGCCGTTGCCGCCATATCTGGACGTCGAGACCGTCGCCCGCCTGGCGGTGCTGAATAATCCCGACCTCAAGGCGATCCGCATCCGGCATGGGATCGCCGATGCCCAGCTTCTGCAGGCGGGGCTTCTTCCGAACCCGCAGGGAAGCCTGTCCGCTACCCCGACTCTGGCCGGGCCGGGTGTCACAACCGCCTGGAATGCCGGACTGACGCAGGACCTGCGCTCGCTGATCCTGCGTCCATCCGCCGAGCGCGCGGCCAAAGCCGGACTGCATCAGGTCGACGCGCAGATCCTGTGGCAGGAATGGCAGGTGGTCGGTCAGGCCAGGCTGCTGGCGGTACAGCTGATCGAGGAAAACGACACGCTCGGCCTGCTGCACGACCTGAGCGCCCTGCTGACGCGGCGCGTGGCCCGGCAGCAGATCGCCCTCGATGCCGGAGATGCCACCTACGCCATGCTGGCACCGGACCTGGCGACGCTGGCAGGCACGCAGGGACAACTTCGCGCTGCCGGCCGCCTGCAGTTGCAGCAGCGTCACCAGCTTGCCGCCCTCCTCGGCCTGCAGCCGGATGCTCCACTGCCTCTGGCAGATAGAGTCGAGCTGCCGCGGCTCGACATGCAGGCACTGCGGGCCGCCCTGCCCGGACTGCCGCGACGCCGCCCGGACCTTCTGGCGCTGCGTTGGGGCTACGAAGCTGCCAACCAGAAGCTGCGCACCGCCATCCTGTTGCAGTTTCCCAACGTCAGCTTCGGTGCGAGCGGCGGCAGCGACAATAGCAACGTCCGCGGGATCGGTCCGCAGCTTACCTTCGAGTTGCCGATCTTTGACCGTGGACAGGGCAACATCGCCATTGCGCGGACCTCGCGACAGCAGCTGCGGGACGAGTATGCCGCGCGAATCGCCGCGGCAGACGGGGAAGTGGCGGCACGGCTGGACGAGCTGGTCCAGCTGGGCAGCCAGATCGAGGCCGCGCGTGCAGCGCTCCCCGCGGTCCGGGCGGCCTCGGATGCCGCCGCGCGACAGGACCTGGCCGGCCTGCTCGATCCGCAGGCGCAAACGGACCTGCTGACCGCGCGCTTCACACGCGAGAGCGAACTGGTAGCGCTCGAGCAGATCCGGCTCGAGCAGCAGGTCGCGGTCGAGACGCTCGCCGGTATCGGCATGAACACAACCACGACCGCCATACCATGA
- a CDS encoding response regulator transcription factor has product MRLLLIEDDSETAAYIVEGLRELTHDLHVAVDGRGGLARASAETWDVIILDRMLPGLDGLSVLRRLRATGVETPVLFLTTLDGINDRVAGLDAGADDYMVKPFALAELAARLAAIIRRRQPPAPTVSMQVSDLEMNLLTRSVFRAGRAVILQPREFRLLEFLMQREGEVVTRTMLLEHVWEFYFDPNTNIVESHISRLRDKLGRDQLELIHTVRGAGYVLQKPSIG; this is encoded by the coding sequence ATGCGCCTGCTGCTGATCGAGGATGATTCCGAAACCGCCGCCTACATTGTCGAGGGCCTGCGGGAACTCACACATGATCTGCATGTCGCCGTCGATGGCCGCGGTGGCCTCGCCCGCGCGAGCGCCGAGACCTGGGATGTAATCATCCTCGACCGTATGCTGCCCGGGCTGGACGGGTTGTCCGTCCTCCGCCGGCTCCGTGCGACGGGGGTGGAAACTCCCGTGCTTTTCCTGACGACCCTGGATGGCATCAACGATCGTGTGGCCGGCCTCGATGCCGGGGCCGACGACTACATGGTCAAGCCGTTTGCGTTGGCCGAGCTTGCTGCGCGTCTTGCCGCCATCATCAGACGGCGCCAGCCGCCTGCACCGACGGTCAGCATGCAGGTCTCGGATCTCGAAATGAACCTGCTGACCCGAAGCGTATTCCGGGCTGGACGGGCGGTTATTCTCCAACCACGCGAATTCCGGCTGCTTGAATTCCTGATGCAGCGCGAAGGGGAGGTGGTCACCCGAACCATGCTGCTCGAGCATGTTTGGGAGTTTTACTTCGACCCCAACACCAATATTGTCGAAAGCCACATCAGCCGCCTGCGCGACAAGCTCGGGCGTGACCAGCTCGAGCTGATCCATACGGTGCGCGGCGCCGGATATGTGCTGCAGAAACCTTCAATTGGCTGA
- a CDS encoding VIT1/CCC1 transporter family protein: MQSRQTIPAPADPRLRHQEHHSIDKLGWLRAAVLGANDGVLSTASLIIGVVTAHASRHGILIAGVAGLVAGAMSMAAGEYVSVSSQSDAERADLERERRELTADRAGEFEELTKIYEARGLRRKLAVEVADQLMAHNALEAHARDELGLGEGVGARPVQAAAASAASFAVGAVVPLFVAVAMPFHGVAWAIAVASLLFLAILGVLGAMIGRAPPLRAAVRVTFWGALAMGVTAAIGGLFGTQIG; this comes from the coding sequence ATGCAATCTAGACAGACCATACCAGCGCCGGCCGACCCCAGACTTCGACACCAGGAACATCACTCGATCGACAAGCTCGGATGGCTCCGGGCGGCAGTTCTGGGCGCCAATGACGGCGTGCTGTCTACGGCAAGTCTGATCATCGGAGTTGTGACTGCGCACGCCAGTCGGCACGGTATCCTGATCGCAGGCGTGGCCGGGCTCGTCGCTGGCGCCATGTCGATGGCGGCTGGTGAGTACGTGTCGGTCAGTTCCCAATCCGACGCGGAGCGAGCCGATCTGGAGCGCGAGCGTCGCGAGCTAACTGCGGATCGTGCCGGGGAGTTCGAAGAGCTAACCAAGATCTACGAAGCGCGTGGGCTGCGTCGAAAACTTGCGGTCGAGGTTGCGGATCAACTCATGGCACATAACGCGCTCGAAGCGCATGCTCGTGATGAGCTTGGTTTGGGAGAAGGCGTCGGAGCGCGGCCTGTTCAGGCAGCCGCGGCGTCCGCGGCGTCGTTTGCGGTAGGAGCAGTCGTTCCTCTATTTGTCGCGGTTGCTATGCCATTCCACGGGGTCGCTTGGGCCATCGCGGTCGCGTCGCTGCTGTTTCTGGCTATTCTCGGCGTTCTTGGTGCGATGATTGGCCGCGCGCCTCCTCTGCGAGCTGCGGTGCGAGTGACGTTTTGGGGGGCGCTGGCTATGGGTGTTACCGCCGCGATCGGTGGCTTGTTCGGAACCCAGATCGGCTGA
- a CDS encoding response regulator transcription factor, producing MRLLLIEDHQEMREMLQSHLEQVGFATEACASGMDALAMLGRSSYDVVILDLGLPDIDGMDVLRRIRAGIAAQVPILVLTARQTLNDRVEGLDAGADDYLLKPFDLPELDARLRSITRRAGTRSEKLLQFGDLSLDMSAREAVAAGVPLALTRLEVVLLEELLRGAGHLIARHLLEERLYGLDVPRTGNALEALVSRLRRRLVVIQSDVGIETIRGIGYRLVVAIRAAG from the coding sequence GTGCGACTACTTCTTATCGAGGATCATCAGGAAATGCGCGAGATGCTCCAGTCTCATCTGGAACAGGTCGGATTTGCAACCGAAGCTTGTGCGAGCGGGATGGACGCATTGGCCATGCTGGGCAGATCAAGCTACGACGTCGTCATCCTGGATCTCGGGCTCCCCGATATAGACGGGATGGACGTGCTGAGACGTATCCGGGCAGGAATCGCCGCCCAGGTGCCGATCCTGGTGCTGACCGCACGTCAGACGTTGAACGACCGGGTCGAGGGGCTCGATGCGGGCGCTGACGACTACCTGCTCAAGCCGTTCGATCTCCCCGAACTGGATGCGAGGCTGCGTTCCATCACCCGTCGGGCGGGGACCCGGTCCGAGAAGCTGTTGCAGTTCGGCGATCTTAGTCTCGACATGTCGGCTCGCGAGGCCGTCGCCGCAGGCGTGCCGCTTGCGCTCACCCGGCTTGAAGTCGTGCTGCTCGAGGAGCTTCTTCGCGGTGCTGGGCATCTCATCGCGCGACACCTGTTGGAAGAACGGCTTTATGGTCTGGACGTACCTCGAACCGGAAATGCTCTCGAGGCCCTCGTGTCACGCCTGCGTCGCCGCCTTGTAGTGATTCAATCCGATGTCGGTATCGAGACGATCCGCGGTATCGGCTATCGGCTGGTGGTGGCAATTCGGGCCGCAGGATGA
- a CDS encoding efflux RND transporter permease subunit: MSFTARNGPTLLVLALALAVAGAIAALSLPVGLFPQVAFPRVVVDLDAGSRSAEQTALLLTAPVEQAVRTVPGVQSVRSQSTRGSAQISVDFGWGRDMIAATLLVQAAIAQVVPTLPAGTGYRVRRMDPTVYPIMSFALVPSAGPRGQTPLAADPVALRDLATLQIVPLLSSIAGLARVSVEGGDTAEIEVQTDAHRLATYGLTLADLARTIGDNSVLQAVGQLQDRDKLFLAIADSSPTDAATIGALVVRAGSTGLVRVRDVASVAEGVVPQWVRVTEDTHAAVLLDIYEQPDGNAVSIAAAVRGRLSRFGLPAGVRLVTWYDQSQLVNRSAASVRDAVLIGLVLAALVLMGFLRSWRMTLIACIAVVGTLAVTIIPLELLGMSFNIMTLGGIAAAVGLLIDDVIVMIEHIAREARSREDVLPAAHRFLRPLAGSSLATLIVFVPLGFLSGVTGAFSMALSVTMGSALIVSYAMTALVVPLLARSLVDFTRWHDPGTTGRGWLDRTHGWLLTRLFAQPWLLLPALAVLLAAGWIAYHRVPTGFMPKVDEGGFVMDYYSAPGTSLTETDREMAQVDAMLLAMPELDTFSRRLGTGLGGDLNQSYHGDYFVRLKDSHARSTPVIMADLLAKVKSQVPGIQVDAAQRMEDLIGDLAGAPQPIEVKLFGESTRQLIPVAKAVAAAIGKLAGVVEVHDGVQLAGDALDIRLDPVKVGLEGMTPIMVTQQANDALTGSIATFLVLPTKSVGVRVRIAGAQRLREDSLAALAIRAPDGHIFPLSRVATIAPVIGQPQISRENLQPMIAITGRIQNRGIGAAIADIQNVLAKPGLLPAAMRYTLGGVYQQQQIAFAGLLRVFCAALLAELLLLMFLYGGFLIPLIIMACSILSTVAVFVALWLTGVELNITALMGTTMVVGISTEMAIFYVSEYAALSGMMQPREALRLSSRTRLRPITMTTLAAVLTLLPLSLAIGSGSAVQQPLAIAIIAGLLLQYPLVLLALPVMIGLTLPQPADPA; the protein is encoded by the coding sequence GTGAGCTTCACCGCACGGAACGGCCCCACCCTCCTCGTCCTGGCACTGGCGCTTGCTGTCGCCGGTGCGATCGCCGCGCTGTCGCTGCCGGTCGGGCTGTTTCCCCAAGTGGCGTTCCCGCGCGTCGTCGTCGATCTCGACGCCGGGAGCCGCTCGGCCGAGCAGACGGCCCTGCTGCTGACGGCACCGGTCGAGCAGGCGGTCCGGACAGTCCCCGGGGTCCAGTCGGTCCGCTCCCAGAGCACGCGCGGATCGGCACAGATCTCCGTCGATTTCGGCTGGGGCCGGGACATGATCGCCGCTACCCTGCTGGTGCAGGCAGCGATCGCACAGGTGGTTCCGACCCTGCCCGCCGGCACCGGCTACAGGGTCCGGCGCATGGATCCGACCGTCTATCCGATCATGTCCTTCGCGCTGGTGCCGAGCGCCGGACCCCGGGGCCAGACGCCGCTGGCCGCCGATCCCGTTGCCTTGCGCGATCTGGCAACGCTTCAAATAGTGCCGTTGCTATCCTCGATCGCCGGGCTGGCGAGGGTATCGGTCGAAGGCGGCGACACGGCCGAGATCGAGGTTCAGACCGATGCGCACCGGCTTGCCACCTATGGCCTGACACTGGCCGATCTGGCGAGGACGATCGGCGACAACAGCGTGCTGCAAGCGGTGGGACAGCTTCAGGATCGCGACAAGCTGTTCCTGGCGATCGCCGACAGCAGCCCGACCGACGCCGCCACGATCGGCGCCCTGGTCGTACGCGCCGGCTCGACCGGTTTGGTCCGGGTGCGCGACGTGGCCAGCGTTGCAGAGGGCGTGGTGCCGCAATGGGTGCGGGTCACCGAGGACACACATGCGGCGGTCCTGCTCGACATCTATGAACAGCCGGATGGGAATGCCGTTTCGATAGCAGCAGCGGTGCGGGGCCGGTTGTCGAGGTTCGGGCTTCCGGCCGGCGTGCGGCTGGTGACCTGGTATGATCAGAGCCAGCTCGTCAACCGCTCCGCGGCGAGCGTACGCGATGCGGTGCTGATCGGCCTGGTGCTGGCGGCCCTCGTGCTGATGGGCTTCCTGCGCAGCTGGCGGATGACCCTGATCGCCTGCATCGCGGTCGTCGGGACACTGGCCGTGACCATCATTCCGCTCGAACTGCTGGGCATGAGCTTCAACATCATGACGCTGGGCGGGATCGCAGCCGCAGTCGGGCTGCTGATCGACGACGTGATCGTGATGATCGAGCATATCGCGCGGGAGGCTCGGTCGCGGGAGGACGTGCTCCCGGCGGCGCACAGGTTCCTGCGGCCGCTGGCCGGCTCTTCTTTGGCGACGCTGATCGTGTTCGTTCCGCTCGGCTTCCTGAGCGGCGTGACCGGCGCATTTTCGATGGCGCTGTCCGTCACCATGGGGTCGGCACTCATCGTGTCCTACGCAATGACTGCGCTGGTTGTGCCGCTGCTGGCGCGCTCGCTGGTCGATTTCACGCGCTGGCACGATCCAGGAACGACCGGGCGCGGTTGGCTCGATCGAACCCATGGCTGGCTGCTGACCCGCCTGTTCGCGCAGCCCTGGCTTCTGCTGCCGGCATTGGCGGTGCTGCTGGCGGCTGGCTGGATTGCCTACCACCGCGTGCCGACGGGCTTCATGCCAAAAGTCGACGAGGGTGGTTTCGTCATGGACTATTATTCCGCACCGGGAACGTCGCTGACCGAGACCGATCGCGAGATGGCGCAGGTCGACGCGATGCTGCTGGCGATGCCGGAGCTGGATACCTTTTCGCGCCGGCTTGGCACCGGTCTCGGGGGCGACCTCAACCAGAGCTATCACGGCGACTACTTCGTCCGGTTGAAAGATAGTCATGCGCGCTCGACGCCGGTGATCATGGCGGACCTTCTGGCGAAGGTTAAGTCGCAGGTTCCGGGTATCCAGGTCGATGCCGCCCAGCGGATGGAGGATCTCATCGGGGATCTCGCCGGCGCGCCGCAGCCGATCGAGGTGAAGCTTTTCGGCGAGAGCACGCGGCAACTCATCCCGGTGGCGAAGGCGGTTGCTGCCGCGATCGGCAAGCTGGCGGGCGTCGTCGAGGTGCATGACGGGGTCCAGCTGGCAGGAGACGCGCTCGATATCCGGCTCGATCCAGTCAAGGTCGGGCTGGAGGGAATGACGCCGATCATGGTCACGCAGCAGGCAAATGATGCCCTGACCGGATCGATCGCGACCTTCCTGGTCCTCCCGACCAAGAGTGTCGGTGTGCGCGTCCGGATCGCCGGGGCACAGAGGTTGCGCGAGGACAGCCTTGCGGCATTGGCGATCCGAGCCCCGGACGGACACATATTTCCGCTCAGCCGGGTGGCGACCATCGCGCCGGTGATCGGTCAGCCGCAGATCTCTCGTGAGAACCTGCAACCGATGATCGCGATCACCGGTCGAATCCAGAACCGTGGCATCGGAGCGGCAATCGCCGATATACAGAACGTCCTGGCAAAACCGGGACTGCTGCCGGCCGCGATGCGCTATACACTTGGTGGCGTCTACCAACAGCAGCAGATCGCGTTCGCCGGATTGCTGCGCGTATTCTGCGCCGCACTACTTGCCGAGCTGCTTTTGCTGATGTTTCTGTATGGCGGCTTCCTGATCCCGCTGATCATCATGGCCTGCTCCATCCTGTCGACCGTGGCGGTGTTCGTTGCTCTCTGGCTGACCGGCGTCGAACTCAACATCACTGCGCTGATGGGCACGACGATGGTTGTCGGCATCAGTACCGAAATGGCAATTTTCTACGTCTCGGAATACGCGGCCCTTTCCGGCATGATGCAGCCGCGCGAGGCCCTGAGGCTTTCCAGCCGGACGCGGCTGCGCCCGATTACCATGACGACGCTCGCTGCAGTCCTGACCCTGTTACCGCTATCGTTGGCCATCGGATCCGGATCGGCCGTCCAGCAACCCCTGGCAATCGCCATCATCGCCGGCCTGCTGCTGCAGTATCCTCTCGTGCTTCTCGCTTTGCCTGTCATGATCGGGCTGACGCTGCCGCAACCGGCAGACCCTGCATGA
- a CDS encoding YncE family protein, with protein sequence MGLTNEISPEPRASTRMRSRLAAISMSLLVVVLAPMGRASTLAGPSPIPAAIPSRIVADLHLGDAGGGWDYATVDAAGGRLLVARMAGVDTVNLATNRAGPVLTSGRHVHSVLPVPYHRLLLTNGDDNTATIVDDESGLLLDTLKTGSKPDGAVLDRATGQVLVMNGKSGSITRIDVGRSSHVAGTIQVGGALEAPVLDGSGRLFVNVEDRNEIAVIGLSEGAVVARYKLAGCEGPTGLAYVASHRVLVSVCSNGVAEIVGDDGVERARLAVGPHPDAVIVDRVHDRVFIPGGGNGTLSEISFAGGPHVSRVFSTRPGARTGAYDPKTQYVYLPYGRMDRTTGTPTLVPGSFGVLVVDTH encoded by the coding sequence GTGGGCCTGACGAATGAAATATCACCCGAGCCGCGTGCCAGCACCCGGATGCGCTCGCGATTGGCAGCCATATCGATGTCGCTGCTCGTCGTTGTTCTGGCGCCGATGGGGCGTGCCTCCACTCTAGCGGGTCCGTCCCCGATACCTGCCGCAATTCCATCGCGCATTGTGGCGGACCTGCATCTCGGGGACGCCGGCGGTGGCTGGGACTATGCAACGGTCGATGCAGCGGGGGGCCGGCTGCTGGTCGCGAGGATGGCCGGCGTCGATACCGTAAACTTGGCCACCAACCGGGCCGGGCCTGTCCTGACGTCGGGCCGGCACGTGCACTCGGTATTGCCGGTGCCGTATCATCGCCTTCTGCTGACCAACGGCGACGACAACACGGCGACGATCGTCGACGACGAGAGCGGCCTGCTGCTGGACACGTTGAAGACCGGCAGCAAGCCGGACGGAGCCGTGCTCGATCGCGCAACCGGCCAGGTGCTGGTGATGAACGGAAAAAGCGGCAGCATCACGCGCATCGACGTGGGTCGTTCGTCGCATGTAGCCGGCACGATCCAGGTCGGTGGCGCGTTGGAAGCGCCGGTGCTCGATGGATCCGGACGGCTGTTCGTCAACGTGGAGGATCGCAACGAGATCGCGGTGATCGGCCTTTCAGAAGGCGCGGTCGTTGCACGCTACAAGCTCGCCGGGTGCGAGGGCCCGACCGGGCTCGCCTATGTCGCGTCCCACCGGGTGCTGGTGTCGGTCTGCAGCAACGGGGTTGCGGAGATAGTGGGCGACGACGGAGTGGAACGCGCGCGGCTGGCGGTCGGACCACATCCGGACGCGGTGATAGTCGATCGCGTGCATGACCGGGTGTTCATTCCAGGCGGCGGAAACGGAACGCTGTCCGAGATCTCGTTCGCAGGCGGGCCGCACGTGTCCAGGGTATTCAGCACCAGGCCGGGGGCCCGGACCGGCGCCTATGACCCGAAAACTCAGTACGTCTACCTGCCCTATGGCCGGATGGACAGGACCACCGGCACACCGACGCTGGTGCCGGGCAGCTTCGGTGTGCTGGTGGTCGACACGCATTGA
- a CDS encoding class I SAM-dependent methyltransferase: protein MRTSTLFSFGEAIYTSGRWLRPLLSPKSCFKAERLGRFTHRAVKEMQSHEQERNYKELLNLIPRRIYNFSLDTGCGSGLLAADLVADFPRSSGIQTGLKEPQERSGWCSNMSLATGNVFEVSESLYGRFDLIVADISGSPCCSGGKPLRALGDRVSKLLMPDGICLLITGFASNLYSDTDISTEIYEFFASSGTLSVLRQTRSKDFITILLKRSMETGVGLFSEASR from the coding sequence GTGAGGACGTCCACCCTGTTCAGTTTCGGTGAAGCGATCTATACATCAGGCAGGTGGCTCCGGCCGCTTCTTTCACCCAAATCATGCTTCAAAGCAGAGCGGCTCGGCCGATTTACTCATCGCGCTGTGAAGGAAATGCAGTCGCATGAACAGGAACGTAACTACAAGGAACTACTAAACCTGATTCCACGCCGTATTTACAACTTCTCACTTGATACTGGGTGCGGCTCAGGTCTTCTTGCTGCCGATTTGGTCGCAGACTTTCCAAGATCATCTGGCATTCAGACTGGGCTGAAAGAACCTCAGGAGCGATCCGGATGGTGTTCGAACATGAGCCTTGCGACTGGTAACGTCTTCGAGGTTTCCGAATCACTCTATGGCCGTTTCGACTTGATCGTAGCCGATATATCCGGTTCCCCTTGTTGTTCAGGCGGTAAACCACTCAGGGCGTTGGGCGACAGGGTATCCAAGCTTTTGATGCCGGATGGTATCTGTCTTCTGATAACCGGTTTTGCTTCGAATCTGTACTCAGATACGGATATCTCGACGGAGATCTACGAATTCTTTGCAAGCTCCGGGACCTTGAGTGTTTTACGACAAACACGCTCGAAAGACTTCATCACGATTCTCCTCAAGAGGTCGATGGAGACCGGTGTCGGCCTGTTCTCTGAAGCCTCCCGCTGA
- a CDS encoding efflux RND transporter periplasmic adaptor subunit, with the protein MTSRQCGAAMILCCLMMASISARAADGPASGVLATTVATRSISVADLIEAYGTARSASSGTQTISVMEPGRVVRILASPGQAVVRGAPLLDWEQSPAARQAWEQARTGSVLAAQQRAHMVLLLTHHLGTRDQLDQADKALADAQAAVDALKRTGADQANRTISAPADGTVLTIPVSQGDRLAAGAALATIMSSGGIVVTVGVDPARRLQLRVGQTATIMPVAGGTPVAGRVLRFDAILNPRTRLVNTDLAVAPADVLPGADYTAQIAVGMLQGWRAPHDAVLQDAAGTYLFQSLGRKAARVPVKVLATRGNVDIVSGALSPSARIIVDGAYQLSDGADFREAAP; encoded by the coding sequence ATGACATCGCGACAGTGCGGCGCTGCCATGATCCTCTGCTGCCTGATGATGGCGTCCATCTCGGCCCGCGCGGCCGATGGTCCAGCGTCGGGCGTTCTCGCAACCACGGTCGCGACCCGGTCGATCAGCGTTGCCGATCTGATCGAGGCCTATGGCACCGCGAGGTCGGCCTCGAGCGGCACACAGACGATCAGCGTCATGGAACCGGGACGCGTGGTTCGTATCCTCGCCAGCCCGGGCCAGGCGGTGGTCCGTGGCGCGCCGCTGCTGGATTGGGAACAATCGCCGGCTGCGCGCCAGGCATGGGAGCAGGCCCGCACCGGATCGGTGCTGGCAGCACAGCAACGCGCGCACATGGTCCTGCTGCTCACGCATCACCTGGGGACACGAGACCAGCTCGACCAGGCGGACAAGGCTCTGGCCGACGCGCAGGCAGCCGTGGATGCGCTCAAACGCACCGGCGCCGATCAGGCGAACCGGACGATCTCGGCACCAGCCGACGGTACTGTCCTGACCATTCCGGTCAGCCAGGGCGACCGTCTGGCAGCCGGGGCCGCACTGGCCACGATCATGTCGAGCGGCGGCATCGTGGTCACGGTTGGGGTCGACCCGGCGCGGCGGCTCCAGCTTCGCGTGGGCCAGACCGCGACGATCATGCCGGTCGCCGGCGGTACGCCCGTCGCCGGCCGGGTGCTGCGGTTCGACGCGATCCTCAACCCCCGCACGCGCCTGGTGAATACCGATCTTGCGGTCGCGCCGGCGGACGTGCTGCCCGGCGCCGACTACACCGCTCAGATTGCCGTGGGCATGCTGCAAGGCTGGCGCGCACCGCATGATGCGGTGCTGCAGGACGCTGCCGGAACCTACCTGTTCCAGTCGCTGGGCAGGAAGGCAGCGCGCGTTCCGGTGAAGGTCCTTGCCACGCGCGGCAACGTCGACATCGTCTCCGGCGCGCTCAGCCCGTCCGCGAGGATTATCGTGGATGGTGCCTACCAGTTGTCCGATGGCGCCGACTTCCGCGAGGCGGCGCCATGA